One Manihot esculenta cultivar AM560-2 chromosome 6, M.esculenta_v8, whole genome shotgun sequence DNA segment encodes these proteins:
- the LOC110617545 gene encoding splicing factor-like protein 1 — MDSLHPTQLQSLDPSHPLPETPDFHYENPPPPPEPQFSDPQNPDKTPTQNPQNLTDNGHNPQIVPETTPRFEISRPLLSENGLTNTNSGDRDYSGGEEETTSRRRRRSRWDPPADSTTGNQSTDGNNNDSSSGTRKRKSRWADDEPKPVIQLPDFMKDFTGGIEFDPEIQALNARLLEISRMLQSGLPLDDRPEGARSPSPEPIYDNMGIRINTREYRARERLNKERQEIISQIIKRNPAFKPPADYRPPKLQKKLYIPMKEYPGYNFIGLIIGPRGNTQKRMERETGAKIVIRGKGSVKEGRLQQKRDLKPDPSENEDLHVLVEAETQEALDAAAGMVEKLLQPVDEVLNEHKRQQLRELAALNGTIRDEEYCRLCGEPGHRQYACPSRTTTFKSDVLCKICGDGGHPTIDCPVKGTAGKKMDDEYQNFLAELGGTMPESSTKQTSTLALGPGSSGSNPPWASNTGGLGSANQPGLGANGIKPIKEYDDTNLYIGYLPPNLDDDGLIGLFSSFGDIVMAKVIKDRVTGVSKGYGFVKYRDIQMANNAIASMNGYRIDGRTIAVRVAGKPPQPTVPPGPPPSTMPTYPVSSQPVGAYPSQQFAPGGPLPNAPPAGYAAAPASYTGTPVPWGPPVPPPYAPYAPPPPGSTMYPPVPGQPMPPYGVQYPPPVQPVPSGAPTQTVTSSEGQQSYPPGVQSENSTSAPPPSSNIYGNPGVAMPSGVQPAYATASLGYSSYYNAVPPPPPAPVPTTDHSQGISNVPWAPNPPPPPPVSAASEKATFGADAEYEKFMAEMK; from the coding sequence atggattctctccatccaACTCAACTCCAATCTTTAGATCCTTCTCACCCTCTGCCTGAAACCCCAGATTTTCACTACGAAAACCCTCCTCCTCCGCCAGAACCTCAATTCTCCGATCCCCAAAACCCAGACAAAACCCCGACTCAAAATCCACAAAATTTAACCGACAACGGCCATAATCCTCAGATCGTCCCCGAGACCACTCCAAGGTTCGAAATCTCTAGACCCTTACTATCTGAAAATGGTCTCACCAACACTAACAGTGGCGACAGGGACTACTCGGGAGGCGAAGAGGAAACGACTAGCCGTCGACGTCGACGCAGTCGATGGGATCCGCCTGCTGATTCCACCACCGGCAATCAGTCGACCGATGGTAATAACAATGATTCCAGTAGCGGTACGCGCAAGCGGAAATCGCGATGGGCTGATGATGAGCCGAAGCCAGTTATTCAGCTCCCTGATTTTATGAAAGATTTCACTGGAGGTATTGAGTTTGACCCAGAAATTCAGGCTTTGAATGCTAGGCTTCTAGAGATTAGTCGAATGTTGCAGTCGGGTTTGCCCCTTGATGATAGACCTGAGGGAGCTAGGTCTCCTTCTCCAGAACCAATTTATGATAATATGGGAATTAGAATTAATACTAGAGAATATAGGGCAAGAGAGAGATTAAACAAAGAGAGGCAAGAAATCATTTCTCAGATTATCAAAAGAAATCCTGCCTTTAAGCCTCCCGCGGATTACAGGCCCCCAAAGCTTCAGAAGAAGCTTTACATACCCATGAAGGAATACCCaggttataattttattggatTGATCATTGGTCCAAGAGGGAATACACAGAAGAGAATGGAAAGGGAAACTGGAGCCAAAATTGTGATTCGAGGTAAAGGGTCAGTAAAGGAAGGGAGACTGCAGCAAAAAAGGGATTTGAAGCCGGATCCATCTGAGAATGAGGATTTGCATGTCTTAGTCGAGGCAGAAACGCAGGAGGCGTTGGATGCTGCTGCAGGGATGGTTGAGAAATTGTTGCAGCCTGTTGATGAGGTCTTGAATGAGCATAAGAGACAGCAGCTTAGAGAACTGGCTGCATTGAATGGGACAATTAGGGATGAGGAGTATTGTAGGCTGTGTGGTGAGCCAGGACATAGGCAGTATGCATGTCCTTCACGTACTACTACATTTAAAAGTGATGTGCTGTGTAAGATTTGTGGCGATGGTGGACATCCGACTATAGATTGTCCTGTGAAGGGAACAGCAGGGAAGAAAATGGATGATGAATATCAGAACTTCTTGGCTGAGTTAGGGGGGACTATGCCAGAATCCTCAACTAAGCAAACTTCCACCTTAGCTTTGGGTCCAGGTAGTTCTGGAAGCAATCCCCCCTGGGCTAGTAATACTGGAGGTCTTGGTAGTGCTAATCAGCCGGGACTAGGAGCAAATGGAATTAAACCTATCAAGGAGTATGATGACACTAATTTGTATATTGGGTATTTGCCACCTAATCTTGATGATGATGGTTTGATTGGATTGTTTTCATCTTTTGGTGATATTGTGATGGCTAAGGTCATCAAAGATCGAGTTACTGGAGTGAGCAAAGGCTATGGTTTTGTGAAATATCGTGATATCCAAATGGCTAATAATGCAATTGCAAGCATGAATGGGTATCGTATAGATGGACGGACCATTGCTGTGAGGGTTGCTGGCAAGCCACCACAGCCTACTGTTCCTCCAGGGCCTCCTCCATCAACTATGCCCACATACCCTGTTTCATCTCAGCCAGTTGGTGCCTATCCGTCACAGCAGTTTGCACCAGGTGGTCCTCTTCCAAATGCACCACCTGCAGGCTACGCAGCTGCTCCTGCAAGCTATACTGGAACTCCAGTTCCATGGGGACCACCAGTACCTCCTCCTTATGCTCCTTATGCTCCTCCCCCTCCTGGGTCGACTATGTATCCTCCTGTCCCAGGACAGCCTATGCCCCCTTATGGTGTACAATATCCTCCACCAGTACAGCCTGTCCCCTCTGGTGCGCCAACTCAGACAGTGACTTCTAGTGAAGGTCAGCAAAGCTACCCACCAGGAGTGCAGTCTGAAAACAGCACGTCTGCTCCCCCaccatcatcaaatatctatgGGAACCCTGGTGTGGCAATGCCTTCTGGAGTTCAACCTGCATATGCTACAGCTTCATTAGGTTATTCATCTTATTACAATGCagttcctcctcctcctccggcaCCTGTCCCAACAACTGACCATTCACAGGGCATCAGTAATGTTCCTTGGGCCCCAAATCCACCTCCGCCTCCTCCAGTTTCTGCTGCTTCGGAAAAAGCAACTTTTGGTGCAGATGCAGAGTATGAGAAGTTCATGGCAGAGATGAAATGA